A stretch of the Clostridiales bacterium genome encodes the following:
- a CDS encoding pectin methylesterase: protein MRMMIVAKDGSGDFTRIQEAVDAVPEGTGEPVRILVKAGEYREKVVIHRDGIRLAGEDRDRTVIAWNGCAKDLYPDGTEKGTFLSSTLMTTGRDIRVENLTIRNDAGDGREVGQAVAVYAAGDRGIWRNCRLEAHQDTLFCGPLRMPNVTEDVGIRTGNAERFPRVEDGPLTESRQYFEDCLIQGDVDFIFGPYRCWFERCVLIMNERGGWYTAANTNEAQPFGFVFRRCRLTGECGPGEGFLGRPWRKFARTVFLECEMDEHVAPEGFRDWDEERVITGRCGEWHTTGIRADQETRHPAQKRISDREAAGITREKVLGGEDGWQLD from the coding sequence ATGCGCATGATGATTGTGGCAAAGGACGGGAGCGGGGATTTTACCCGGATCCAGGAGGCGGTGGACGCCGTTCCGGAAGGGACGGGAGAACCGGTCCGGATTCTGGTGAAGGCCGGCGAATACCGGGAGAAAGTGGTGATCCACCGGGACGGTATCCGGCTGGCTGGCGAAGACCGGGACCGGACCGTGATCGCGTGGAACGGATGCGCGAAAGATCTGTACCCGGACGGGACCGAGAAGGGGACTTTCCTTTCCTCCACACTGATGACGACCGGCCGGGATATCCGGGTGGAAAACCTGACCATCCGGAATGACGCGGGAGACGGCCGGGAGGTTGGCCAGGCAGTGGCGGTTTACGCAGCCGGCGACCGGGGAATCTGGCGGAACTGCCGCCTGGAAGCCCACCAGGATACGCTGTTCTGCGGGCCGCTGCGTATGCCGAATGTTACGGAGGACGTCGGGATCCGGACCGGAAACGCGGAGCGCTTCCCCCGGGTGGAGGACGGCCCGCTGACAGAAAGCCGGCAGTACTTCGAGGACTGCCTGATCCAGGGAGACGTGGACTTCATTTTCGGACCGTACCGGTGCTGGTTTGAGCGGTGCGTCCTGATCATGAACGAGCGCGGCGGATGGTATACCGCGGCGAACACCAACGAGGCCCAGCCGTTCGGCTTTGTGTTCCGCCGGTGCCGCCTGACCGGTGAGTGCGGACCGGGAGAGGGATTCCTCGGACGGCCCTGGCGGAAATTTGCCAGGACAGTATTCCTGGAATGTGAGATGGACGAACATGTGGCGCCGGAAGGCTTCCGGGACTGGGATGAAGAGCGGGTGATTACCGGACGCTGCGGGGAATGGCATACCACCGGCATCCGGGCGGACCAGGAGACACGCCACCCGGCCCAGAAGCGGATTTCCGATAGGGAAGCCGCCGGAATCACCCGGGAAAAAGTGCTCGGCGGGGAGGATGGATGGCAGCTGGATTAA
- a CDS encoding bifunctional 4-hydroxy-2-oxoglutarate aldolase/2-dehydro-3-deoxy-phosphogluconate aldolase: MTEMMKQLQKLGIVPVVVLDRAEDALPLAERLVKGGLPCAEVTFRTAAAEESIRQMAKAFPDMIIGAGTVLTCEQADRAIDAGAKFIVSPGFNPKVTEHVLKKGVPMTPGVCTPTEIEAALQFDLDVLKFFPAEPSGGLKMIKALAAPYVGVNFMPTGGISAANVRDYLAYNRIVACGGSWMVSGSLVKEGKFDEIETLVREAAGIVKEIRG, translated from the coding sequence ATGACTGAAATGATGAAGCAACTGCAGAAGCTGGGCATTGTACCGGTGGTGGTACTGGACCGGGCGGAGGACGCACTGCCCCTGGCGGAGCGCCTGGTGAAAGGCGGACTGCCCTGCGCAGAGGTGACTTTCCGGACCGCGGCGGCGGAGGAATCCATCCGGCAGATGGCGAAAGCGTTCCCGGATATGATTATCGGCGCGGGGACCGTGCTGACCTGCGAGCAGGCGGACCGGGCCATCGATGCCGGCGCAAAGTTTATCGTCAGCCCGGGTTTCAATCCCAAAGTAACGGAGCATGTGCTGAAAAAGGGCGTTCCGATGACACCCGGCGTATGCACCCCCACGGAAATCGAAGCCGCGCTGCAGTTTGACCTGGACGTGCTGAAATTCTTCCCGGCGGAACCCTCCGGCGGCCTGAAGATGATCAAGGCACTGGCGGCTCCGTATGTGGGCGTGAACTTTATGCCGACCGGCGGAATCAGCGCAGCCAATGTGCGGGATTACCTGGCATACAACCGGATTGTCGCCTGCGGCGGCAGCTGGATGGTGTCCGGTTCCCTGGTGAAGGAAGGCAAGTTTGACGAAATTGAGACGCTGGTGCGGGAAGCTGCCGGCATCGTGAAAGAAATCAGGGGGTAA
- the gyrB gene encoding DNA topoisomerase (ATP-hydrolyzing) subunit B, which produces MAEELELNPEEITAVTQEYGEEQIQVLEGLEAVRKRPGMYIGSTDARGLHHLVYEIVDNSVDEALAGYCKQINVTINQDGSVTVMDDGRGFPVGLHPKMGRPAVEVCLTVLHAGGKFGGGGYKVSGGLHGVGASVVNALSRHFKVTVYQNGQIYEQEYERGKYLYDLRVIGTTERTGTTIQFWPDIKSDENPEGIFEVGVQYEYETLRNRLREMAFLNKGVRIVFRDERGETPKEHDFCFEGGLREFVKFLNQHKQVLFPEPIYTEGVKDGILVEMAMQYNDSYAENVYSFANNIATPDGGTHLAGFNTAVTRAINDYGRRYKILKDSEPNLKGEDVRESLTAIISIKMEDPQFESQTKSKLGSGQVRGVVDSLVSEELSTYLEENPTVAKAIVSRCVDAQRAREAARKAREATRRKTVLESASLPGKLADCSERDPSKCEIFMVEGDSAGGSAKGGRDSKTQAILPLRGKILNVEKVRLDRALENAEIRAMITAFGCGFGDQFDESKLRYHRIVCMTDADVDGAHIRILLLTFFYRFMRPLVEKGYVYAAMPPLYKVSKGKTERYVYDDDELNRVLDEIGREPKPEIQRYKGLGEMSAQQLWDTTMNPETRMMMQITPDDAMEADRLFTLLMGDDVEPRKQFIQENSDLVKDLDV; this is translated from the coding sequence ATGGCAGAGGAATTGGAACTGAATCCGGAAGAAATTACAGCGGTTACGCAGGAGTACGGCGAGGAGCAGATCCAGGTGCTGGAAGGACTGGAAGCGGTCCGGAAACGCCCGGGTATGTACATCGGCTCCACGGACGCGCGCGGCCTTCACCACCTGGTGTACGAGATCGTGGACAACTCCGTGGACGAGGCGCTGGCAGGCTACTGCAAGCAGATTAACGTGACAATCAACCAGGACGGCAGCGTGACTGTTATGGACGACGGGCGCGGCTTCCCGGTGGGTTTACACCCGAAAATGGGCCGTCCGGCCGTTGAAGTGTGCCTGACGGTACTGCATGCCGGCGGTAAATTCGGCGGCGGGGGATACAAGGTATCCGGCGGCCTCCACGGCGTGGGCGCCTCCGTGGTCAACGCGCTGAGCCGGCACTTCAAGGTGACGGTATACCAGAACGGGCAGATCTACGAGCAGGAGTACGAGCGCGGAAAGTACCTGTACGACCTGCGGGTGATCGGCACTACCGAACGGACCGGGACGACCATCCAGTTCTGGCCGGATATCAAGAGCGACGAAAATCCCGAAGGCATCTTCGAGGTGGGCGTCCAGTACGAGTATGAGACCCTGCGGAACCGGCTGCGGGAGATGGCCTTCCTGAACAAGGGTGTGCGCATCGTATTCCGGGACGAACGCGGCGAGACCCCGAAGGAGCATGACTTCTGCTTCGAGGGCGGCCTGCGCGAGTTTGTGAAATTCCTGAACCAGCACAAGCAGGTGCTGTTCCCGGAACCGATCTACACGGAAGGTGTCAAGGACGGTATCCTCGTGGAAATGGCGATGCAGTACAACGACAGCTATGCCGAGAATGTGTATTCCTTCGCCAACAATATCGCCACGCCGGACGGCGGCACACACCTGGCCGGTTTCAATACGGCGGTGACGCGGGCCATCAACGATTACGGCCGGCGGTACAAAATCCTGAAGGACAGCGAACCGAACCTGAAGGGCGAGGATGTGCGGGAAAGCCTGACGGCGATCATCTCCATCAAGATGGAGGATCCGCAGTTTGAAAGCCAGACCAAGTCCAAGCTCGGCTCCGGCCAGGTCCGCGGTGTGGTGGACAGCCTGGTCAGTGAAGAGCTGAGTACCTACCTGGAGGAGAACCCCACCGTGGCGAAAGCCATCGTCAGCCGCTGTGTAGACGCCCAGAGGGCGCGGGAAGCGGCCCGGAAGGCACGGGAGGCCACCCGGCGCAAGACCGTGCTGGAAAGTGCCTCTTTGCCCGGAAAACTGGCAGACTGTTCGGAACGGGATCCCAGCAAGTGCGAAATCTTCATGGTGGAGGGTGACTCCGCAGGCGGAAGCGCCAAGGGCGGACGTGACAGCAAGACCCAGGCGATCCTGCCCCTGCGCGGCAAAATCCTGAACGTGGAAAAGGTCCGGCTGGACCGGGCACTGGAAAACGCGGAAATCCGCGCGATGATCACAGCGTTCGGATGCGGCTTCGGCGACCAGTTCGACGAGAGCAAGCTGCGGTACCACCGCATCGTCTGCATGACAGACGCGGACGTGGACGGCGCGCACATCCGGATCCTGCTGCTGACATTCTTCTACCGATTCATGCGGCCGCTGGTTGAAAAGGGATATGTATACGCCGCGATGCCGCCGCTCTACAAGGTGAGCAAGGGCAAGACGGAACGGTACGTCTACGATGACGATGAACTGAACCGGGTGCTGGATGAGATTGGCCGGGAACCGAAACCGGAAATCCAGCGCTACAAAGGCCTGGGCGAAATGAGCGCCCAGCAGCTGTGGGATACGACCATGAACCCGGAGACCCGCATGATGATGCAGATCACCCCGGATGACGCCATGGAAGCGGACCGGCTGTTTACGCTGCTGATGGGAGACGACGTGGAACCGCGGAAGCAGTTCATCCAGGAAAACAGCGACCTTGTAAAAGATCTTGATGTGTGA
- a CDS encoding AraC family transcriptional regulator, giving the protein MNEITYVGKHTTVFTVSRHAHESWEFVYCTGGAGSFLFDDRRLDYRTGDVVVIPPMIPHANAGADGFQNIHVNMVSPAVPFTAPLVVPDDSNHFLLDVFNAVYFHFYSDRKEAASLLSVYGDLLSCCLTAYQTSRSLTPIVAQIENNIIANYADSSYELDTYMHSLPFSYDYLRKMFQKELGITPHRYLMDKRLKMAAELLVTDDAGARTVGDIALLCGFHDPLYFSRMFKAKYGTAPRNYLESRLKQPIVRPDENSVRVQL; this is encoded by the coding sequence GTGAACGAAATCACCTATGTGGGCAAGCATACGACCGTCTTCACCGTATCCCGGCACGCGCATGAAAGCTGGGAGTTTGTTTACTGCACCGGCGGCGCCGGTTCCTTCCTGTTCGACGACCGCCGCCTGGATTACCGCACCGGGGATGTGGTCGTCATTCCCCCGATGATTCCCCACGCCAACGCCGGTGCCGACGGGTTCCAGAACATCCATGTCAACATGGTTTCCCCCGCCGTTCCGTTTACAGCCCCGCTCGTGGTGCCGGATGATTCCAACCACTTCCTGCTGGATGTGTTCAACGCCGTATATTTCCATTTCTACTCCGACCGGAAGGAAGCCGCTTCCCTCCTGTCGGTTTACGGCGACCTGCTCAGCTGCTGCCTCACCGCCTACCAGACCAGCCGTTCCCTGACGCCGATTGTGGCGCAGATTGAAAACAACATCATCGCCAATTATGCCGACAGCTCCTATGAGCTGGATACCTATATGCATTCCCTGCCCTTCAGCTACGATTATCTCCGGAAGATGTTCCAGAAGGAGCTGGGCATCACGCCGCACCGTTACCTGATGGACAAGCGCCTGAAAATGGCGGCCGAGCTGCTGGTAACCGACGATGCCGGAGCCCGCACGGTCGGCGATATCGCGCTGCTGTGCGGTTTCCATGATCCGCTGTATTTTTCCCGGATGTTCAAGGCCAAGTATGGCACAGCCCCGCGCAATTACCTGGAGTCCCGCCTGAAACAGCCCATCGTCCGTCCGGATGAAAACAGCGTCCGGGTCCAGCTGTAA
- a CDS encoding altronate dehydratase yields MNELVRITERDMVAVALKPLKAGETVSCGDTEVTLLDDLPMGHKTALRDIRAGEAVIKYGFPIGEATQDIARGQHVHTHNLRTLLSGEKEYTWHPSHPEVKKRETAVFQGYPRKNGRPGIRNELWIIPTVGCVNDVAKALVQRAQSLAGGPVEGIYAFPHPYGCSQLGDDQDNTRKVLAALATHPNAGGVLLLGLGCENSGIEQIRPLMGDYDESRVRFLVCQEAEDELAEGMRLLAELAEQMQQDRRTECGADQLVVGLKCGGSDGLSGITANPTIGVFSDLLTGMGGSTILTEVPEMFGAETILMDRCESEELFGKTVRLINDFKGYFESYHMPVYENPSPGNKAGGITTLEDKALGCTQKSGSSPVKGVLAYGEPVTAQGLNLLSAPGNDLVASTALAVSGAQIILFSTGRGTPFGCPVPTIKISSNTPLAQRKSGWIDFDAGRLLDGMTLDELGNELLEKVLETASGEPTRNERNGFHDLAIFKKGVTL; encoded by the coding sequence ATGAACGAACTAGTACGCATTACCGAAAGGGATATGGTCGCTGTGGCGCTGAAGCCGCTGAAGGCCGGGGAAACCGTTTCCTGCGGGGACACCGAGGTGACGCTGCTGGATGACCTTCCCATGGGGCACAAGACCGCGCTGCGGGATATCCGGGCGGGGGAAGCGGTGATCAAGTACGGCTTTCCGATTGGCGAGGCGACGCAGGACATTGCCAGGGGGCAGCATGTGCACACCCATAACCTGCGCACCCTGCTGAGCGGGGAAAAGGAATACACCTGGCATCCGTCCCATCCGGAGGTAAAGAAGCGGGAAACTGCCGTATTCCAGGGCTATCCCCGGAAAAACGGCCGCCCCGGTATCCGGAATGAGCTGTGGATTATCCCGACGGTCGGCTGCGTGAACGACGTAGCCAAGGCGCTGGTGCAGCGTGCGCAGTCCCTGGCGGGCGGACCGGTGGAGGGTATTTACGCGTTCCCGCATCCCTACGGCTGCAGCCAACTGGGGGATGACCAGGACAATACCCGGAAGGTGCTGGCTGCGCTGGCCACCCATCCGAACGCCGGCGGTGTCCTGCTGCTGGGTCTCGGATGCGAAAACAGCGGGATTGAACAGATCCGGCCGCTGATGGGCGACTATGACGAGAGCCGCGTGCGGTTCCTCGTCTGCCAGGAGGCAGAGGATGAACTGGCGGAAGGCATGCGCCTGCTGGCGGAGCTGGCGGAACAGATGCAGCAGGACCGGCGCACGGAATGCGGCGCCGACCAACTGGTGGTCGGCCTGAAGTGCGGCGGATCCGACGGACTGAGCGGAATTACCGCCAATCCGACCATCGGCGTATTCAGCGACCTGCTGACCGGAATGGGCGGGAGCACGATCCTGACGGAAGTGCCGGAAATGTTCGGCGCGGAAACCATCCTGATGGACCGCTGTGAAAGTGAGGAGCTTTTCGGGAAAACCGTACGGCTGATCAACGACTTCAAGGGATACTTCGAGTCGTACCATATGCCGGTTTACGAGAACCCGTCGCCGGGCAACAAGGCCGGCGGTATTACCACGCTGGAGGACAAAGCCCTGGGCTGCACCCAGAAGAGCGGATCCTCCCCGGTGAAGGGTGTGCTCGCCTATGGGGAACCGGTTACGGCACAGGGGCTGAACCTGCTGTCCGCCCCCGGAAACGACCTGGTGGCGTCCACGGCGCTGGCGGTATCCGGCGCGCAGATCATCCTGTTCTCCACCGGACGCGGAACGCCGTTCGGATGCCCGGTGCCGACCATCAAGATCTCCTCGAATACGCCGCTGGCCCAGCGGAAGAGCGGATGGATTGATTTTGACGCCGGAAGGCTGCTGGACGGAATGACGCTGGATGAGTTGGGAAATGAGCTGCTGGAAAAGGTGCTGGAAACCGCGTCCGGCGAACCGACACGGAACGAACGGAACGGATTCCATGACCTGGCAATATTCAAAAAGGGCGTTACACTGTAA
- a CDS encoding tagaturonate reductase — MAQLNYQVLKESGYKGYILENAPEKVMQFGEGNFLRAFVDDFIDIANEKAGFNGKVVLVQPIAQGLTDLINQQEGLYTLYLRGSENGRKVDDKRVISCVSRCVNPYGEWDKVLELARSADLEIIVSNTTEAGIVHETESRFDQEPPVSFPAKLTRVLYERYRAGMPGVTVLSCELIDNNGKELLKCVNQYAEDWKLEAEFVRWVNGENIFCSTLVDRIVPGRIRDPKEVAALAEANGYDDPLTDVGEVFGIWVIEGPDGLEDRLPFKKAGVPVIVVPDVTPYKKRKVRILNGAHTGFVLGAYLAGFDIVRDCMHDDTVRGFMNKMLNEEVIPTLPLDKKDLDEFAAAVQDRFNNPFVNHELMSISLNSTSKWRARNMPSFLEYIDEKGKLPACLTTSLAAYIAFYSSDIQELNEKGLVCRRPKGNEYTVSDDRPVLEFYWAHRNDTAEELTHAVLTNTEMWGRNLTEVAGLESCVAEQLGLIRREGALAAFKSCL, encoded by the coding sequence ATGGCACAGCTGAATTACCAGGTACTGAAGGAATCCGGATACAAGGGGTATATCCTGGAGAATGCCCCGGAAAAGGTGATGCAGTTCGGGGAAGGCAACTTCCTGCGGGCATTTGTGGACGATTTCATTGATATTGCCAATGAAAAAGCCGGGTTTAACGGCAAGGTGGTGCTGGTCCAGCCGATCGCGCAGGGCCTGACGGACCTGATCAACCAGCAGGAAGGCTTGTACACGCTGTACCTGCGGGGCAGCGAGAACGGCCGGAAGGTGGATGACAAGCGCGTCATCAGCTGCGTGAGCCGGTGCGTGAATCCCTACGGGGAATGGGACAAGGTGCTGGAGCTGGCCCGGAGCGCCGACCTGGAAATTATCGTGAGCAATACCACCGAGGCCGGTATTGTGCACGAAACCGAGAGCCGGTTTGACCAGGAACCGCCGGTGAGCTTCCCCGCGAAGTTAACCCGGGTGCTGTATGAACGGTACCGCGCTGGAATGCCGGGCGTGACTGTGCTGAGCTGCGAGCTGATTGACAACAACGGCAAGGAGCTGCTGAAGTGCGTGAACCAGTACGCGGAGGACTGGAAGCTGGAAGCGGAGTTTGTCCGCTGGGTGAACGGGGAGAACATCTTCTGCTCCACCCTGGTGGACCGGATTGTTCCCGGACGGATCCGCGATCCGAAGGAAGTGGCCGCGCTGGCGGAAGCCAACGGATATGACGATCCGCTGACGGACGTGGGCGAGGTATTCGGCATCTGGGTCATCGAAGGACCGGACGGACTGGAAGACCGCCTGCCGTTCAAGAAGGCCGGCGTTCCCGTGATCGTGGTGCCGGACGTGACCCCCTACAAGAAGCGGAAGGTGCGGATCCTGAACGGTGCGCATACCGGCTTTGTGCTGGGCGCCTACCTGGCGGGATTCGATATTGTGCGGGACTGCATGCATGATGACACCGTGCGCGGATTCATGAACAAAATGCTGAATGAAGAAGTGATTCCGACCCTGCCGCTGGACAAGAAGGACCTGGATGAGTTTGCCGCGGCGGTGCAGGACCGGTTCAACAACCCGTTTGTGAACCATGAGCTGATGAGCATCAGCCTGAACTCCACCTCGAAATGGCGGGCACGCAATATGCCGTCCTTCCTGGAATACATCGACGAAAAGGGAAAACTGCCGGCCTGCCTGACGACGAGCCTGGCGGCCTATATCGCATTCTATTCCAGCGATATTCAGGAGCTGAATGAAAAAGGCCTGGTATGCCGCCGGCCGAAGGGAAATGAGTACACGGTCAGCGACGACCGGCCGGTGCTGGAGTTCTACTGGGCCCACCGGAACGATACGGCGGAGGAACTGACCCATGCCGTGCTGACGAATACGGAAATGTGGGGACGGAACCTGACCGAAGTGGCCGGGCTGGAAAGCTGTGTGGCAGAACAGCTGGGCCTGATCCGCAGGGAAGGTGCCCTGGCGGCTTTCAAAAGCTGCCTGTGA
- a CDS encoding sugar kinase, whose product MNLNLRPAEECRYDAVSLGEIMLRLDPGEGRIRTAREFKAWEGGGEYNVVRGLHKCFGLKTGVLTAFADNEVGKLLKDLIEQGGVDTSLICWKKTDGIGRICRNGLNFTERGFGIRGAVGCSDRANTAISKATPEDFDFEYVFGKLGVRWLHTGGIYAALSEQSCETVIAACKAAKKYGTLVSYDLNYRPSMWSAIGGLEKAREVNREVAKYVDVMIGNEEDFTACLGLQVEGNDENLKELNLDGYYKMIAEAAKQYPNFKAIATTLRTVKTATVNDWKAICWADGEVHMSKAFDNLEILDRVGGGDSFASGLIYGLMTTGDPEQAVNYGAAHGALAMTTPGDTSMASKEEVESIIKNGSARVKR is encoded by the coding sequence ATGAATCTGAATCTGAGACCTGCTGAAGAATGCCGTTATGACGCTGTGTCCCTGGGTGAAATCATGCTTCGGCTGGACCCCGGCGAGGGCCGGATCCGCACCGCGCGGGAATTCAAAGCCTGGGAAGGCGGCGGCGAATACAATGTGGTCCGGGGCCTGCACAAGTGTTTCGGCCTGAAAACCGGCGTGCTGACCGCGTTTGCGGACAACGAAGTCGGCAAGCTGCTGAAGGACCTGATCGAGCAGGGCGGCGTGGACACGAGCCTGATCTGCTGGAAAAAGACAGACGGTATCGGCCGGATCTGCCGGAACGGCCTGAACTTTACGGAACGCGGATTCGGCATCCGGGGCGCCGTGGGCTGCTCCGACCGGGCCAACACCGCCATCTCCAAGGCAACTCCGGAAGATTTTGATTTTGAATATGTGTTCGGCAAGCTGGGCGTCCGCTGGCTGCATACGGGCGGTATCTATGCCGCGCTGAGCGAGCAGAGCTGCGAGACCGTGATTGCCGCCTGCAAGGCCGCAAAGAAATACGGGACGCTGGTCTCCTATGACCTGAATTACCGGCCTTCCATGTGGTCCGCCATCGGCGGCCTGGAAAAAGCACGGGAGGTCAACCGGGAAGTCGCGAAGTACGTGGATGTGATGATCGGCAACGAAGAGGACTTCACCGCCTGCCTGGGACTCCAGGTCGAAGGAAACGACGAGAACCTGAAGGAACTGAACCTGGACGGATACTACAAGATGATCGCGGAAGCGGCGAAGCAGTATCCCAACTTCAAGGCCATTGCCACCACGCTGCGCACGGTGAAAACCGCGACCGTAAACGACTGGAAGGCGATCTGCTGGGCGGACGGAGAAGTCCATATGTCCAAAGCATTTGACAACCTGGAAATCCTGGACCGTGTCGGCGGCGGCGATTCCTTTGCCTCCGGACTGATCTACGGCCTGATGACGACCGGCGATCCGGAACAGGCGGTCAATTACGGCGCCGCCCACGGTGCGCTGGCGATGACCACCCCCGGCGATACCAGCATGGCCAGCAAGGAAGAAGTGGAATCCATCATCAAGAACGGCAGCGCCCGGGTGAAGCGGTAA
- the uxaC gene encoding glucuronate isomerase, producing the protein MKDFLTKDFLLNTEAAKKLFHEAAEACPIIDYHCHLSPKEIWEDIRYDNITQVWLGGDHYKWRLMRSAGVSEKYITGDAPDYEKFLKYATVLGRAVGNPLYHWSHLELRRFFGYEGILNEKTAPEVWEIANAKLRSEGYSARGLIRMSNVAVICTTDDPVDSLEYHEKLAADNSFPVTVLPAWRPDKAMNLEKETWTDYIAQLGKAAGIEIRTFADLKKALHSRLDHFEAHGCKLSDHGLNYVMYAPAAEERVEEIFAARMAGKLPDAQTEAEFKTACMMFLSGEYFDRNWVSQLHYGCRRDNNPVTFRKMGPDTGFDCVDNTAPSTQTAAFLGALEDAGKLPKTILYSLNTNDNAAIDTILGCFQNDTAVGRIQHGSAWWFNDHFDGMTEQLKSLGNLGYLAGFVGMLTDSRSFLSYPRHEYFRRILCRIFGEWVEEGFYPEDYDTLKEIVRGISYENAKNYFGFKTK; encoded by the coding sequence ATGAAAGATTTTCTGACCAAGGATTTCCTGCTGAATACGGAAGCCGCGAAGAAACTGTTCCATGAAGCGGCAGAAGCCTGCCCGATCATCGACTATCACTGCCACCTGAGCCCGAAGGAAATCTGGGAAGATATCCGGTATGACAATATCACCCAGGTGTGGCTTGGGGGCGACCACTACAAGTGGCGCCTGATGCGTTCCGCGGGAGTGTCCGAAAAGTACATCACCGGCGATGCCCCGGACTATGAGAAATTCCTGAAATACGCCACCGTGCTGGGCCGGGCGGTCGGCAACCCGCTGTACCACTGGAGCCACCTGGAACTGCGCCGGTTCTTCGGGTATGAAGGCATCCTGAACGAGAAAACCGCGCCCGAAGTATGGGAAATTGCGAATGCGAAACTGCGGAGTGAAGGATATTCCGCCCGCGGACTGATCCGCATGAGCAACGTCGCGGTGATCTGCACGACGGACGACCCGGTGGACAGCCTGGAATACCATGAGAAGCTGGCGGCGGACAATTCCTTCCCGGTGACGGTGCTGCCGGCATGGCGCCCGGACAAGGCGATGAACCTGGAAAAGGAGACCTGGACGGATTATATCGCCCAGCTGGGCAAGGCAGCGGGCATCGAAATCCGCACCTTTGCCGACCTGAAAAAGGCCCTGCATAGCCGGCTGGATCATTTTGAGGCGCACGGCTGCAAGCTGAGCGACCACGGGCTGAACTACGTCATGTATGCCCCGGCAGCGGAAGAACGGGTGGAGGAGATCTTTGCCGCCCGCATGGCCGGAAAGCTGCCGGACGCGCAGACGGAAGCCGAATTCAAAACCGCGTGCATGATGTTCCTGTCCGGTGAATATTTTGACCGGAACTGGGTGAGCCAGCTGCACTACGGCTGCCGCCGGGACAACAACCCGGTGACATTCCGGAAAATGGGCCCGGATACGGGCTTTGACTGCGTGGACAACACCGCGCCTTCCACCCAGACTGCCGCGTTCCTCGGGGCACTGGAGGATGCCGGAAAGCTGCCGAAAACGATCCTGTACAGCCTGAACACCAACGACAACGCGGCCATCGACACGATCCTGGGATGCTTCCAGAACGATACCGCGGTGGGCCGGATCCAGCACGGTTCCGCCTGGTGGTTCAACGACCACTTCGACGGAATGACGGAACAGCTGAAGTCCCTCGGAAACCTGGGCTACCTGGCCGGATTTGTGGGCATGCTGACCGACAGCCGCTCCTTCCTGAGTTATCCCCGGCATGAGTACTTCCGGCGCATTCTGTGCCGTATTTTCGGCGAATGGGTGGAGGAAGGATTCTATCCCGAAGATTATGACACGCTGAAGGAGATTGTCCGCGGCATCAGCTACGAAAACGCGAAGAATTACTTCGGCTTCAAAACGAAATAA